A region from the Variovorax sp. V93 genome encodes:
- a CDS encoding ROK family protein: MRACVDIGGTKVAVSLSPSSDAPLAGRRSEPTAKTGDNDAVAVQIMRMIDEVCAEQGIAPADIDRVGVSSTGPFELRDGMVELATPNICGGIAGPARGLPNNWMTAIIEAPLARRFGRVRVENDAVAALEAERHWGALQGLDHCAYVTWSTGVGVGLCVDGRALRGKNGNAGHAGHSFVADDASGALCGCGNLGDVEALVAGNSIARRFGQPAPDLFAAASDGEPHAVEIVDALCRVMGRMIYNLVATLDLQRISLGGSVFWHHRDFLLPRLQAQVDGKLKPLTRGVLLVPAGLGEKVGDYAALALLD; the protein is encoded by the coding sequence ATGAGAGCCTGCGTTGACATCGGCGGCACCAAGGTGGCCGTGAGCCTTTCCCCTTCGAGCGATGCGCCGCTGGCCGGCCGCCGCAGCGAGCCCACGGCCAAGACCGGCGACAACGACGCCGTGGCGGTGCAGATCATGCGCATGATCGACGAGGTCTGCGCCGAGCAGGGCATCGCGCCGGCCGACATCGACCGCGTGGGCGTCTCGTCCACCGGCCCCTTCGAGCTGCGCGACGGCATGGTGGAACTGGCCACGCCCAACATCTGCGGTGGCATTGCGGGGCCCGCGCGCGGCCTGCCCAACAACTGGATGACGGCGATCATCGAGGCGCCCCTGGCCCGGCGCTTCGGCCGCGTGCGGGTCGAGAACGATGCCGTGGCCGCGCTCGAGGCCGAGCGCCACTGGGGCGCGCTGCAGGGCCTGGACCACTGCGCCTACGTCACCTGGAGCACCGGCGTGGGCGTGGGCCTGTGTGTGGATGGCCGTGCGCTGCGCGGCAAGAACGGCAATGCCGGCCATGCGGGCCACAGCTTCGTGGCGGACGACGCCAGCGGCGCGCTGTGCGGCTGCGGCAACCTCGGCGACGTGGAAGCGCTGGTGGCGGGCAACTCCATCGCGCGCCGCTTCGGGCAGCCCGCGCCCGACCTGTTCGCGGCCGCCTCGGACGGCGAGCCGCATGCCGTCGAGATCGTCGATGCCCTGTGCCGCGTCATGGGCCGGATGATCTACAACCTGGTTGCCACGCTCGACCTCCAGCGCATCAGCCTGGGCGGCAGCGTGTTCTGGCACCACCGCGACTTCCTGCTGCCGCGGCTGCAGGCGCAGGTCGACGGCAAGCTCAAGCCGCTCACGCGCGGCGTGCTGCTGGTGCCCGCGGGGCTGGGCGAAAAGGTCGGCGACTACGCCGCCCTGGCACTGCTCGACTGA
- a CDS encoding glycoside hydrolase family 15 protein, translated as MSELQLSKAPEDRAGMSISGAAGPADQAPVDPRVAASGAPRGFGPPAEPSLNVGVIGNCAYSALIDARGRAVWCCLPRFDGDPVFNALLHPGEEAGAWAIEIEDFASSKQWYEPNTAVLRTQLFDSAGQGIEITDFAPRFYSRSRYFRPLMMVRRVRPIAGAPRIRVALDPRFQWGASGPLEVTRGSNHIRYVGPDVTLRLNTDASISHILSRQPFVISREYNFMFGVDETLLDGIADTARSFEQETIAYWRTWSKRLAIPFEYQEAVIRAAITLKLSLYEDTGAIVAAMTTSIPEAPGSQRNWDYRYCWLRDAFFVVRALNSLSEVGTMEDYLRWLGNVVIGSHGEHIQPLYGIGLERELPESMVENLQGYRGMGPVRVGNQAQEHFQHDVYGNIVLGAAQAFHDHRLLSRAGVAEFPHLEAVGEQAIRVYGTPDAGMWELRTRARVHTSSALMSWAACDRLAKIARALALPERAAYWHGHAARMKEEILAKSWCEERQAFAESFGGHELDASILLMVEVGLIDARDPRFISTVDAMEKTLCDGPYMRRYEAADDFGKPETAFNICTFWRIDALAKIGRKAEARQIFETMLAARNPLGLLSEDTHPVTGEMWGNFPQTYSMVGIINAAVRLSAPWDSCI; from the coding sequence ATGAGCGAGCTGCAATTGTCGAAAGCACCCGAAGATCGCGCGGGCATGTCCATTTCCGGGGCAGCCGGGCCTGCCGACCAGGCGCCGGTCGACCCGCGCGTTGCAGCTTCCGGTGCGCCGCGCGGCTTCGGGCCGCCGGCCGAGCCCTCGCTCAACGTGGGCGTGATCGGCAACTGCGCCTACAGCGCGCTCATCGATGCACGCGGGCGCGCCGTGTGGTGCTGCCTGCCGCGCTTCGACGGCGATCCGGTCTTCAATGCACTGCTGCACCCCGGCGAGGAGGCCGGCGCCTGGGCCATCGAGATCGAGGACTTCGCCTCCAGCAAGCAGTGGTACGAACCCAATACCGCGGTGCTGCGCACGCAGCTGTTCGACAGCGCCGGCCAGGGCATCGAGATCACCGACTTCGCGCCGCGCTTCTACAGCCGCTCGCGCTACTTCCGCCCGCTGATGATGGTGCGCCGCGTGCGGCCGATTGCCGGCGCGCCGCGCATCCGCGTGGCGCTCGACCCGCGCTTCCAGTGGGGCGCCTCGGGGCCGCTGGAGGTCACGCGCGGCAGCAACCACATCCGCTACGTGGGGCCGGACGTGACGCTGCGGCTCAACACCGACGCATCGATCTCGCACATCCTTTCGCGCCAGCCCTTCGTGATCTCGCGCGAATACAACTTCATGTTCGGCGTCGACGAAACCCTGCTCGACGGCATTGCCGACACCGCGCGCAGCTTCGAGCAGGAAACCATCGCCTACTGGCGCACCTGGAGCAAGCGGCTCGCGATTCCATTCGAGTACCAGGAGGCGGTGATCCGCGCGGCCATCACGCTCAAGCTCTCGCTCTACGAAGACACCGGCGCCATCGTCGCCGCCATGACCACGAGCATTCCCGAGGCGCCGGGCAGCCAGCGCAACTGGGACTACCGCTACTGTTGGCTGCGCGATGCCTTCTTCGTGGTGCGCGCGCTCAACTCGCTCAGCGAGGTGGGCACCATGGAAGACTACCTGCGCTGGCTCGGCAACGTGGTGATCGGCTCGCACGGCGAGCACATCCAGCCGCTGTACGGCATCGGGCTGGAGCGCGAACTGCCCGAGTCGATGGTCGAGAACCTGCAGGGCTACCGCGGCATGGGGCCGGTGCGCGTGGGCAACCAGGCGCAGGAGCACTTCCAGCACGACGTCTACGGCAACATCGTGCTCGGCGCGGCGCAGGCCTTCCATGACCACCGTCTGCTGAGCCGCGCGGGCGTGGCCGAGTTTCCGCACCTCGAGGCCGTGGGCGAACAGGCCATTCGCGTGTATGGCACGCCCGATGCCGGCATGTGGGAGCTGCGCACCCGCGCCCGCGTGCACACCAGCTCCGCGCTCATGAGCTGGGCCGCCTGCGACCGGCTCGCCAAGATCGCGCGCGCGCTGGCGCTGCCCGAACGCGCCGCCTACTGGCACGGCCACGCCGCGCGCATGAAAGAGGAAATCCTCGCCAAGTCGTGGTGCGAGGAGCGCCAGGCCTTTGCCGAAAGCTTCGGCGGCCACGAGCTCGATGCCAGCATCCTGCTGATGGTGGAGGTGGGGCTGATCGACGCGCGCGACCCGCGCTTCATCTCGACCGTGGACGCCATGGAGAAGACGCTCTGCGACGGCCCCTACATGCGCCGCTACGAGGCGGCCGACGACTTCGGCAAGCCCGAGACCGCCTTCAACATCTGCACCTTCTGGCGCATCGACGCGCTCGCCAAGATCGGCCGCAAGGCCGAGGCGCGCCAGATCTTCGAGACCATGCTGGCCGCGCGCAACCCGCTCGGCCTGCTCTCGGAAGACACGCATCCGGTCACGGGCGAGATGTGGGGCAACTTTCCGCAGACGTATTCCATGGTCGGCATCATCAATGCGGCCGTGCGGCTTTCGGCGCCGTGGGATTCGTGCATATGA
- a CDS encoding glutathione S-transferase family protein: MRKLYIGNKNYSSWSMRPWVLMKQAGIPFEEVKVRFDSFAPDSHFKKTMGAINPVAEVPALVDGELVVWDTLAIAEYLAESFPEKQLWPRAAADRARARSVCAEMHAGFGNLRSLCPMNIEASLPDVGARLLKDNPALQADLGRIVQMWSGLLDAHGGPLLFGGFSIADSYFAPVGTRIKTYGLPVPPAISAYIERVQALPGVKAWIDDALAEKDFVAFNEPYRQHR, encoded by the coding sequence ATGCGCAAGCTCTACATCGGCAACAAGAACTACTCGTCCTGGTCCATGCGGCCCTGGGTGCTCATGAAGCAGGCCGGCATCCCGTTCGAAGAGGTGAAGGTCCGCTTCGATTCCTTCGCGCCCGACTCGCACTTCAAGAAGACCATGGGCGCGATCAACCCGGTGGCCGAGGTGCCGGCGCTGGTGGACGGCGAGCTGGTGGTGTGGGACACGCTCGCCATCGCCGAATACCTGGCCGAGAGCTTTCCCGAGAAGCAGCTCTGGCCCCGCGCCGCGGCCGACCGGGCCCGCGCGCGCAGCGTCTGCGCCGAGATGCATGCGGGCTTCGGCAACCTGCGCAGCCTCTGCCCCATGAACATCGAGGCCTCGCTGCCCGACGTCGGCGCACGGCTGCTGAAGGACAACCCCGCCCTGCAGGCCGACCTCGGCCGCATCGTGCAGATGTGGAGCGGCCTGCTCGACGCCCACGGCGGCCCGCTGCTGTTCGGCGGCTTCAGCATTGCCGACAGCTACTTCGCACCGGTGGGCACGCGCATCAAGACCTACGGGCTGCCGGTGCCGCCAGCCATCAGCGCCTACATCGAACGGGTGCAGGCCCTGCCCGGCGTCAAGGCATGGATCGACGACGCCCTGGCCGAGAAGGACTTCGTGGCGTTCAACGAGCCCTACCGCCAGCACCGCTGA
- a CDS encoding OmpW family protein, producing MKKTMLALTVMGALVSGGAWAQSAGDWVVGAGWLHFAPQDSSKPLTLTAPVRSVVAGSGASVKDSDTLGLSAIYFIDSHWAVEGVFGIPPKFKLEGTGTLARVGELGEARQWSPTILGKYYFNEGNAALRPFVGLGATYVWYSDIQLTPELQGALGSQLRQRPFSTSTTAKLDSSFAPVLNAGVAYQIDKHWGVSFSVSYISLKTKAKLTTSTITGLPVATSEARLKLNPIVTYLSATYRF from the coding sequence ATGAAGAAAACAATGCTTGCGCTGACGGTCATGGGCGCGCTGGTGTCCGGAGGTGCGTGGGCGCAGAGCGCTGGAGACTGGGTGGTCGGCGCGGGTTGGCTTCATTTCGCGCCGCAGGATTCGAGCAAGCCGCTCACGCTGACCGCGCCGGTGCGCAGCGTGGTGGCCGGTTCGGGCGCATCCGTCAAGGATTCGGACACGCTGGGCCTGAGCGCGATCTATTTCATCGACAGCCACTGGGCCGTCGAGGGCGTGTTCGGCATTCCGCCGAAGTTCAAGCTCGAAGGCACCGGCACGCTGGCCCGCGTGGGCGAACTCGGTGAAGCCCGCCAATGGAGCCCCACCATTCTCGGCAAGTACTACTTCAACGAGGGCAATGCCGCGCTGCGCCCGTTCGTGGGCCTGGGGGCGACCTATGTCTGGTACAGCGACATCCAGCTCACGCCGGAGCTGCAGGGTGCGCTCGGCAGCCAGCTGCGCCAGCGGCCATTCTCCACCTCGACCACCGCCAAGCTCGACAGCTCGTTCGCGCCCGTGCTCAATGCAGGCGTGGCCTACCAGATCGACAAGCACTGGGGCGTGTCGTTCTCGGTCTCCTACATTTCGCTGAAGACCAAGGCCAAGCTCACGACGTCCACGATCACCGGCCTGCCGGTCGCCACCAGCGAGGCCAGGCTCAAGCTGAACCCGATCGTGACCTACCTCTCGGCGACCTACAGGTTCTGA
- a CDS encoding PLP-dependent aminotransferase family protein — MDSLPLYRQLAAHYVDAIHTGSLKQGDKLPSLRSLMRLHGISLSTALQLCRTMESDGWVEARDRSGYFVRRPRRLAIAPMEEPAAGVPPDPAQYVGIHAKVSDFVARRRQLSEKLNLSIARGAPELYPAEALRNAMTRMLRQQPDMLTVAAPLKGHRQFREVLAQRSLRVGMAISPEDILVTNGCIEALNLALRAVAQPGDTVAVESPTFYGLLQVLESLGMRALEIPTSPQTGLSIEALELAIRTYDNIKAVVVVPHLQNPLGSVMPDAHKARLAQLCERHEIPLIEDDTYSELVDAPTPPRALKSWDGSGNVIHCASLHKILAPGLRLGWITAGRWHARVEMLKYAQTRNNEGLSQSGAGLFMGTGAYDRHLRHLRGCLKTQREQTADAIAGYFPAGTRINLPPGGLQLWVELPERLSSSRVFDAALAERIVVAPGTLFSNSSRFDHYLRINCGWPYGEEVDTGLRRLGQIVETLMSRRAPASEGVKEPSRAPRACVEDRNRTRVR; from the coding sequence ATGGATTCGCTACCGCTCTACCGCCAGCTCGCAGCGCACTACGTGGATGCGATCCACACCGGCTCGCTCAAGCAGGGCGACAAGCTGCCTTCGCTGCGCAGCCTCATGCGCCTGCACGGCATCAGCCTGTCGACTGCGCTGCAGCTGTGCCGCACGATGGAAAGCGACGGCTGGGTCGAGGCGCGCGACCGCTCGGGTTATTTCGTGCGCCGGCCGCGGCGCCTTGCCATCGCGCCGATGGAGGAGCCCGCGGCCGGCGTGCCGCCCGACCCGGCGCAGTACGTGGGCATCCACGCCAAGGTGTCGGACTTCGTGGCGCGCCGCCGGCAGCTTTCCGAGAAGCTCAACCTTTCGATCGCGCGCGGCGCACCCGAGCTGTATCCCGCGGAGGCGCTGCGCAATGCGATGACGCGCATGCTGCGCCAGCAGCCCGACATGCTGACGGTCGCGGCGCCGCTCAAGGGCCACCGCCAGTTCCGGGAGGTGCTCGCGCAGCGCAGCCTGCGCGTGGGCATGGCGATCTCGCCGGAAGACATCCTGGTCACCAACGGCTGCATCGAGGCGCTCAACCTCGCGCTGCGTGCGGTGGCGCAGCCGGGCGACACGGTGGCGGTGGAGTCGCCCACCTTCTACGGCCTGCTGCAGGTGCTCGAGAGCCTGGGCATGCGCGCGCTGGAGATCCCGACCAGCCCGCAGACCGGCCTCTCGATCGAGGCGCTGGAACTCGCGATCCGCACCTACGACAACATCAAGGCCGTGGTGGTGGTGCCGCACCTGCAGAACCCGCTGGGCAGCGTGATGCCCGACGCCCACAAGGCACGGCTCGCGCAGCTGTGCGAACGGCATGAGATTCCGCTGATCGAGGACGACACCTACAGCGAGCTCGTCGACGCCCCGACGCCGCCGCGTGCGCTCAAGTCCTGGGACGGCAGCGGCAACGTCATTCACTGCGCCTCGCTGCACAAGATCCTCGCGCCCGGCCTGCGGCTGGGCTGGATCACGGCCGGACGCTGGCACGCGCGGGTGGAGATGCTCAAGTACGCGCAGACCCGCAACAACGAGGGCCTCTCGCAAAGCGGGGCCGGCCTGTTCATGGGCACCGGCGCCTACGACCGCCATCTGCGCCATCTGCGCGGCTGCCTGAAGACGCAGCGCGAACAGACCGCCGATGCGATCGCCGGCTACTTTCCGGCCGGCACGCGCATCAACCTGCCGCCCGGCGGGCTGCAGCTGTGGGTCGAACTGCCCGAGCGCCTGTCGTCGTCACGGGTCTTCGATGCGGCACTCGCGGAGCGGATCGTGGTGGCGCCCGGCACGCTGTTCTCCAACTCCTCGCGCTTCGATCACTACCTGCGCATCAACTGCGGCTGGCCGTATGGCGAGGAGGTCGACACGGGCCTGCGCCGCCTGGGCCAGATCGTCGAGACGCTGATGAGCCGCCGCGCGCCGGCCTCAGAAGGTGTGAAGGAGCCGTCGCGAGCGCCCCGAGCTTGCGTCGAGGACCGGAACCGTACTCGCGTACGGTGA
- the otsB gene encoding trehalose-phosphatase: MPMSSQLPPPLGRDTALFLDFDGTLVALAPTPEAIEIPPALVGLLEDLRDQLGGALAVVSGRQIDAIDRFLAPLRLPAAGEHGVQRRDAQGRMQEQHAPDLAPILDIANELARVHEGLLVERKHAAIALHYRLAPQLEAVCRDAMSRAIAGRPLLELLHGKFVFEVKPTGVNKGIAIESFMTEAPFAGRLPVFAGDDTTDESGFAVVQPRGGIGIKVGSGPSLALHRLESPRAVFEWLVQLRDQLAAPARKKNESPRSDG; this comes from the coding sequence ATGCCAATGTCCTCCCAGTTGCCGCCCCCGTTGGGCCGGGATACCGCCCTCTTTCTCGACTTCGACGGCACGCTGGTCGCGCTCGCACCGACGCCCGAGGCGATCGAGATCCCTCCCGCCCTGGTGGGCCTGCTCGAAGACCTGCGCGATCAGCTCGGCGGCGCGCTGGCCGTGGTCTCGGGCCGCCAGATCGATGCCATCGACCGCTTCCTCGCGCCGCTGCGCCTGCCCGCCGCGGGCGAGCACGGCGTGCAGCGGCGCGACGCGCAGGGCCGCATGCAGGAGCAGCATGCGCCCGATCTCGCACCCATCCTGGACATCGCCAACGAACTGGCCCGCGTGCATGAAGGCCTGCTGGTCGAGCGCAAGCACGCGGCCATCGCGCTGCACTACCGGCTCGCACCGCAGCTGGAGGCCGTGTGCCGCGATGCCATGTCGCGCGCCATCGCGGGCCGGCCGCTGCTCGAGCTGCTGCACGGCAAGTTCGTGTTCGAGGTCAAGCCCACCGGGGTCAACAAGGGCATTGCCATCGAATCCTTCATGACGGAGGCGCCGTTCGCGGGCCGCCTGCCGGTCTTTGCCGGCGACGACACCACCGACGAGAGCGGCTTCGCGGTGGTGCAGCCGCGCGGCGGCATCGGCATCAAGGTCGGCTCGGGCCCGAGCCTGGCGCTGCACCGGCTGGAATCGCCGCGCGCGGTCTTTGAATGGCTGGTGCAGCTGCGCGACCAGCTGGCCGCGCCGGCCCGCAAGAAAAACGAATCCCCGAGGAGCGATGGATGA
- the otsA gene encoding alpha,alpha-trehalose-phosphate synthase (UDP-forming), with the protein MSRLVVVSNRVADPRKPAAGGLAVALGESLQQSGGMWFGWSGQIVENGPTGEGELHMLQAGKVTLATIDLSREDHDSYYLGYSNDVLWPVFHNRLDLAHFDAGFIGGYRRVNQLFARKLKPLLKDDDIIWIHDYHLMPLAAELRAMGCRQRIGFFLHIPLPPQIIIAAVPQHEWLMRSLFAYDLIGFQAQQDVQHFEHYVRNEAHGEYLGDEMYRAYGQTVRCGAFPIGIDVDEFAALTHAKESRDMFETMKREYSQRRLLLGIDRLDYSKGIPQRVRAFRELLANYPENRRSATLIQIASPTRETVDAYGDIRRELESLCGAINGDYGELDWMPVRYIHRMVARKRVPGLCRAAAVGLVTPLRDGMNLVAKEYIAAQDPADPGVLVLSRFAGAAEQLKEALLVNPYDTHGTAETVQQALQMPLEERRERHQKLLSRIREQDIHWWRRSFLEALRHAASQR; encoded by the coding sequence ATGAGCCGCTTGGTCGTCGTTTCCAACCGCGTGGCCGACCCGCGCAAGCCCGCCGCGGGCGGCCTGGCCGTGGCGCTCGGCGAGAGCCTGCAGCAAAGCGGCGGCATGTGGTTCGGCTGGAGCGGCCAGATCGTCGAGAACGGCCCCACGGGCGAAGGCGAGCTGCACATGCTGCAGGCCGGCAAGGTCACCCTCGCCACCATCGACCTGAGCCGCGAGGACCACGACAGCTACTACCTGGGCTACAGCAACGACGTGCTGTGGCCGGTGTTCCACAACCGCCTCGACCTCGCCCACTTCGACGCCGGCTTCATCGGCGGCTACCGGCGCGTGAACCAGCTGTTCGCGCGCAAGCTCAAGCCGCTGCTGAAGGACGACGACATCATCTGGATCCACGACTACCACCTGATGCCGCTCGCGGCCGAGCTGCGCGCCATGGGCTGCAGGCAGCGCATCGGCTTCTTCCTGCACATTCCGCTGCCGCCGCAGATCATCATCGCGGCCGTTCCGCAGCACGAATGGCTCATGCGCTCGCTGTTCGCCTACGACCTGATCGGCTTCCAGGCGCAGCAGGACGTGCAGCATTTCGAGCACTACGTGCGCAACGAGGCGCACGGCGAATACCTGGGCGACGAGATGTACCGCGCCTACGGCCAGACGGTGCGATGCGGCGCCTTCCCGATCGGCATCGACGTCGACGAATTCGCGGCGCTCACGCATGCGAAGGAATCGCGCGACATGTTCGAGACCATGAAGCGCGAGTATTCGCAGCGCCGGCTGCTGCTGGGCATCGACCGGCTCGACTACTCCAAGGGCATTCCGCAGCGCGTGCGCGCCTTTCGCGAACTGCTCGCCAACTACCCCGAGAACCGCCGCAGCGCCACGCTGATCCAGATCGCCTCGCCCACGCGCGAAACCGTCGATGCCTATGGCGACATCCGGCGCGAGCTCGAATCGCTGTGCGGCGCCATCAACGGCGACTACGGCGAACTCGACTGGATGCCGGTGCGCTACATCCACCGCATGGTGGCGCGCAAGCGCGTGCCGGGGCTGTGCCGCGCGGCCGCGGTCGGGCTGGTGACGCCGCTGCGCGACGGCATGAACCTGGTCGCCAAGGAATACATCGCAGCGCAGGACCCGGCCGACCCTGGCGTGCTGGTGCTGTCGCGCTTCGCCGGCGCGGCCGAGCAGCTGAAGGAAGCGCTGCTGGTGAATCCGTACGACACGCACGGCACGGCCGAGACCGTGCAGCAGGCGCTGCAGATGCCGCTCGAGGAACGGCGCGAGCGGCACCAGAAGCTGCTGTCGCGCATCCGCGAGCAGGACATCCACTGGTGGCGGCGCAGCTTTCTCGAGGCGCTGCGCCATGCCGCAAGCCAGCGGTAG
- a CDS encoding multifunctional CCA addition/repair protein, whose product MKTYLVGGALRDRLLGRPVSDHDWLVVGATPEEMAARGYLPVGRDFPVFLHPQTREEYALARTERKSAPGYRGFTVHASPDVTLEQDLARRDLTVNAIALPAEFVDADGRFEPDADKLADPFHGRRDLEQKLLRHVTDAFREDPVRILRVARFAARFDDFSVAPETMALMREMVEAGEADALVPERVWQELSRGLMETRPSRMFEVLRACGALAVLLPEVDRLWGVPQPEIHHPEVDSGLHLMMVIDTSAGLEASLPVRFACLMHDLGKGTTEPELLPRHIGHEKRSAELLHAVCERWRVPVEIRELAEVVAREHGNIHRSGELAAAALVRLLERCDAFRKPARFADVLLACECDARGRLGFEDRPYPQRERLLAVLATAAGVPTDAVARAAQQSGAAGPQIGEAIHRARVEAVAASLD is encoded by the coding sequence ATGAAAACCTATCTCGTCGGCGGCGCGCTGCGTGACCGGCTGCTGGGGCGGCCAGTGTCAGACCACGACTGGCTGGTGGTGGGCGCCACGCCGGAGGAAATGGCGGCGCGCGGCTACCTGCCCGTGGGGCGCGACTTTCCGGTGTTCCTGCATCCGCAGACGCGCGAGGAATACGCGCTGGCCCGCACCGAGCGCAAGAGCGCGCCGGGCTACCGCGGCTTCACCGTGCACGCCTCGCCCGATGTCACTCTCGAGCAGGACCTGGCGCGGCGCGACCTCACGGTCAACGCCATCGCGCTGCCCGCAGAGTTCGTGGACGCCGACGGCCGCTTCGAGCCCGACGCCGACAAGCTCGCCGACCCCTTCCATGGCCGGCGCGACCTCGAGCAAAAGCTGCTGCGCCACGTCACCGACGCCTTTCGCGAAGACCCGGTGCGCATCCTGCGGGTGGCGCGCTTTGCGGCGCGCTTCGACGATTTCTCGGTCGCGCCCGAGACCATGGCGCTGATGCGCGAAATGGTCGAAGCCGGCGAGGCCGATGCGCTGGTGCCCGAGCGCGTCTGGCAGGAGCTCTCGCGCGGGCTGATGGAAACCCGCCCGTCGCGCATGTTCGAGGTGCTGCGCGCCTGCGGCGCGCTGGCGGTGCTGCTGCCCGAGGTCGACCGTCTCTGGGGCGTGCCGCAGCCCGAGATCCATCACCCCGAGGTGGACAGCGGCCTGCACCTGATGATGGTCATCGACACCAGCGCCGGGCTCGAGGCTTCGCTGCCGGTGCGCTTCGCCTGCCTGATGCACGACCTCGGCAAGGGCACGACCGAGCCCGAGCTGCTGCCGCGCCACATCGGCCACGAGAAGCGCAGCGCCGAGCTGCTGCACGCGGTGTGCGAGCGCTGGCGCGTGCCGGTCGAGATCCGCGAGCTGGCCGAAGTGGTGGCGCGCGAGCACGGCAACATCCACCGCAGCGGCGAACTCGCGGCCGCGGCGCTGGTGCGCCTGCTGGAGCGCTGCGACGCGTTTCGCAAGCCGGCGCGCTTTGCCGACGTGCTGCTGGCCTGCGAGTGCGATGCGCGCGGCCGGCTCGGCTTCGAGGACCGGCCCTATCCGCAGCGCGAGCGGCTGCTGGCCGTGCTGGCCACCGCGGCCGGCGTGCCCACCGATGCCGTGGCGCGTGCGGCGCAGCAGTCCGGCGCCGCCGGGCCGCAGATCGGCGAGGCGATCCACCGCGCACGCGTGGAGGCCGTGGCGGCCTCGCTGGACTGA